A region of Lycium barbarum isolate Lr01 chromosome 3, ASM1917538v2, whole genome shotgun sequence DNA encodes the following proteins:
- the LOC132632001 gene encoding G-type lectin S-receptor-like serine/threonine-protein kinase At5g24080 isoform X1 — MVQMALNLLSSALALMLLLFLAELCCYIESASGVVLGSRLLAKENQAWFSDNKTFAFGFTPTANSHDQYQLSIWFAQLPGDRTLVWSPSINSPVTKDAILEFNNNGNLLLMDRGTTLWASNTSEAGVETAVMSENGNFILYSDNLSVVWQSFSHPSDTLLPGQPLTASLELISSKSPVLGGYYTLKMLQQHTSLNLGLTYNVPESLDMSPELYSNYSYWSGPDISNVTGDVVAVLDKAGSFGIVYGSSSDGAVYVYKNDGDYGGLFSSVNQSNWNRPSVLRRLILEANGNLRLYRWDNDVNGSRQWVAEWAALSNPCGIAGICGNGICSLDRSKTNASCTCLPGSSKVGNDVYSCSGNSLLTGKCGPHHENLTSQFKISTVQQTNYYFSGSSVIANYSDIESVSKCGNACLSNCDCVASVYGLNEEQPYCWVLKSLEFGGFEDPGSTLFVKVEANGSAGVSGDKESGDSSDESQSTHDKVLILPIVLSMTVLIVLLGCLLYINIHRKRSLKRALDGSLILSGAPISFTFRDLQHRTNNFSQLLGTGGFGSVYKGSLGDGTLIAVKKLDKVLPHGEREFITEVNTIGSMHHMNLVRLCGYCSEGTRSRLLVYEFMKNGSLDKWIFHSYNNRDRLLIWPTRFRVAIGTAQGIAYFHEQCRNRIIHCDIKPENILIDEEFCPKVSDFGLAKLMGREHSHVVTMVRGTRGYLAPEWVSNRPITVKADVYSYGMLLLEIIGGRRNFDMTCDAEDFFYPGWAYKEMTEGTPEKVVDRRLEGAIEKEELMRALMVAFWCIQDEVSTRPTMGEVVKMLEGSVDINMPPMPQTVLELIEEGLDHVYRSMKRELNQFSSFTVTTDPSSNATCSYSTMSPR, encoded by the exons ATGGTCCAAATGGCTCTAAATTTGCTCTCCTCTGCATTGGCCTTAATGCTCTTGCTGTTTCTAGCAGAGCTTTGTTGCTACATTGAGTCAGCTAGTGGAGTTGTTTTGGGTTCAAGATTGTTAGCTAAAGAGAACCAAGCATGGTTTTCTGATAATAAAACTTTTGCATTTGGCTTCACACCAACAGCAAATtctcatgatcaatatcaattgTCTATTTGGTTTGCACAACTTCCGGGGGACAGAACACTGGTTTGGTCCCCTAGCAT AAACTCTCCGGTCACCAAAGACGCGATCTTGGAATTCAACAACAATGGAAATCTCTTGTTGATGGACAGAGGCACCACTTTATGGGCATCAAACACCTCAGAAGCTGGCGTTGAGACAGCTGTCATGTCCGAAAATGGAAACTTCATTCTCTACTCCGACAACCTAAGTGTTGTGTGGCAGAGCTTTTCACATCCATCAGATACTCTATTACCTGGCCAACCTTTAACAGCGTCACTAGAACTAATATCATCAAAATCACCTGTCCTTGGAGGCTATTACACGTTAAAAATGTTGCAGCAGCATACTTCACTTAACCTTGGATTGACCTACAATGTGCCTGAGTCCTTAGATATGTCACCTGAATTATACAGCAATTATTCTTATTGGTCTGGACCTGATATATCGAACGTGACAGGAGATGTTGTTGCGGTTTTGGATAAAGCTGGAAGCTTTGGTATTGTTTATGGCTCGTCATCGGATGGAGCAGTTTATGTGTACAAAAATGATGGTGATTATGGAGGGTTATTCTCTTCTGTAAATCAATCTAATTGGAATAGACCATCTGTTTTAAGACGGTTAATTCTCGAGGCTAATGGAAATCTACGTTTGTATCGATGGGATAACGATGTGAACGGATCGAGGCAATGGGTTGCAGAGTGGGCAGCTCTATCAAATCCATGTGGCATTGCTGGAATTTGTGGCAATGGGATATGTAGTTTAGACAGAAGTAAAACGAACGCTTCTTGCACGTGTTTGCCAGGTAGTTCTAAAGTGGGAAATGATGTTTATTCGTGTTCTGGAAATTCTTTATTGACAGGAAAATGTGGACCTCATCATGAAAACTTAACTTCCCAGTTCAAGATTTCTACGGTTCAACAGACGAATTACTATTTTTCAGGATCATCGGTCATAGCAAATTATAGTGATATAGAGTCGGTGTCCAAATGTGGGAATGCTTGCTTATCGAATTGTGATTGTGTTGCTTCTGTTTACGGTCTTAATGAGGAACAGCCTTATTGTTGGGTCCTAAAaagtttggaatttggtggaTTCGAGGATCCTGGCTCAACTTTATTCGTCAAGGTAGAGGCAAACGGCTCAGCTGGAGTGAGTGGTGACAAAGAAAGTGGGGATTCATCAGATGAATCGCAGAGTACACACGATAAGGTTTTGATACTTCCTATAGTCCTAAGCATGACTGTTCTGATCGTGCTGCTCGGCTGTCTGTTGTATATCAATATCCATAGGAAAAGATCCTTAAAAAGAGCCCTTGATGGCTCTTTGATCTTATCAGGAGCTCCAATTAGTTTCACCTTTCGCGACTTGCAACACCGAACTAACAATTTTTCCCAGTTACTTGGAACAG GTGGATTTGGCAGTGTATACAAGGGAAGCCTAGGAGATGGAACATTGATAGCAGTAAAAAAGCTTGATAAAGTTTTGCCTCATGGGGAGAGGGAATTTATAACAGAGGTCAATACCATTGGCTCTATGCATCATATGAACTTGGTTCGTCTATGCGGATACTGTTCTGAAGGAACCCGGAG cagGCTACTAGTGTATGAGTTTATGAAAAATGGCTCATTGGACAAGTGGAtatttcattcatataataaCAGAGATAGACTACTAATTTGGCCTACACGTTTTCGTGTAGCCATTGGTACTGCACAAGGGATAGCCTATTTTCATGAGCAATGCAGGAACAGGATCATACACTGTGATATCAAGCCAGAGAACATACTTATAGATGAGGAATTTTGTCCTAAAGTTTCTGATTTTGGACTAGCTAAATTGATGGGGAGAGAGCACTCTCACGTTGTCACGATGGTCCGAGGAACCAGAGGTTATTTAGCCCCCGAGTGGGTCAGCAACCGGCCAATAACTGTAAAAGCTGATGTTTACAGCTATGGGATGCTGCTACTAGAAATCATTGGTGGCCGGAGAAattttgatatgacttgtgatgcTGAGGACTTCTTTTACCCTGGATGGGCTTACAAG GAAATGACAGAAGGAACACCAGAAAAGGTTGTGGATAGACGACTagaaggagcaattgaaaaaGAAGAGCTAATGAGAGCTTTGATGGTAGCTTTTTGGTGTATTCAGGACGAGGTTTCAACGAGGCCTACAATGGGGGAAGTGGTGAAGATGTTGGAAGGATCAGTTGACATTAATATGCCCCCAATGCCACAAACAGTTTTGGAGCTAATTGAAGAGGGCTTAGATCATGTATACAGGTCTATGAAAAGGGAGCTCAATCAATTCAGTTCCTTCACTGTTACTACTGATCCATCATCTAATGCTACTTGCAGTTACTCCACTATGTCACCTAGATAG
- the LOC132632001 gene encoding G-type lectin S-receptor-like serine/threonine-protein kinase At5g24080 isoform X3 yields MDRGTTLWASNTSEAGVETAVMSENGNFILYSDNLSVVWQSFSHPSDTLLPGQPLTASLELISSKSPVLGGYYTLKMLQQHTSLNLGLTYNVPESLDMSPELYSNYSYWSGPDISNVTGDVVAVLDKAGSFGIVYGSSSDGAVYVYKNDGDYGGLFSSVNQSNWNRPSVLRRLILEANGNLRLYRWDNDVNGSRQWVAEWAALSNPCGIAGICGNGICSLDRSKTNASCTCLPGSSKVGNDVYSCSGNSLLTGKCGPHHENLTSQFKISTVQQTNYYFSGSSVIANYSDIESVSKCGNACLSNCDCVASVYGLNEEQPYCWVLKSLEFGGFEDPGSTLFVKVEANGSAGVSGDKESGDSSDESQSTHDKVLILPIVLSMTVLIVLLGCLLYINIHRKRSLKRALDGSLILSGAPISFTFRDLQHRTNNFSQLLGTGGFGSVYKGSLGDGTLIAVKKLDKVLPHGEREFITEVNTIGSMHHMNLVRLCGYCSEGTRSRLLVYEFMKNGSLDKWIFHSYNNRDRLLIWPTRFRVAIGTAQGIAYFHEQCRNRIIHCDIKPENILIDEEFCPKVSDFGLAKLMGREHSHVVTMVRGTRGYLAPEWVSNRPITVKADVYSYGMLLLEIIGGRRNFDMTCDAEDFFYPGWAYKEMTEGTPEKVVDRRLEGAIEKEELMRALMVAFWCIQDEVSTRPTMGEVVKMLEGSVDINMPPMPQTVLELIEEGLDHVYRSMKRELNQFSSFTVTTDPSSNATCSYSTMSPR; encoded by the exons ATGGACAGAGGCACCACTTTATGGGCATCAAACACCTCAGAAGCTGGCGTTGAGACAGCTGTCATGTCCGAAAATGGAAACTTCATTCTCTACTCCGACAACCTAAGTGTTGTGTGGCAGAGCTTTTCACATCCATCAGATACTCTATTACCTGGCCAACCTTTAACAGCGTCACTAGAACTAATATCATCAAAATCACCTGTCCTTGGAGGCTATTACACGTTAAAAATGTTGCAGCAGCATACTTCACTTAACCTTGGATTGACCTACAATGTGCCTGAGTCCTTAGATATGTCACCTGAATTATACAGCAATTATTCTTATTGGTCTGGACCTGATATATCGAACGTGACAGGAGATGTTGTTGCGGTTTTGGATAAAGCTGGAAGCTTTGGTATTGTTTATGGCTCGTCATCGGATGGAGCAGTTTATGTGTACAAAAATGATGGTGATTATGGAGGGTTATTCTCTTCTGTAAATCAATCTAATTGGAATAGACCATCTGTTTTAAGACGGTTAATTCTCGAGGCTAATGGAAATCTACGTTTGTATCGATGGGATAACGATGTGAACGGATCGAGGCAATGGGTTGCAGAGTGGGCAGCTCTATCAAATCCATGTGGCATTGCTGGAATTTGTGGCAATGGGATATGTAGTTTAGACAGAAGTAAAACGAACGCTTCTTGCACGTGTTTGCCAGGTAGTTCTAAAGTGGGAAATGATGTTTATTCGTGTTCTGGAAATTCTTTATTGACAGGAAAATGTGGACCTCATCATGAAAACTTAACTTCCCAGTTCAAGATTTCTACGGTTCAACAGACGAATTACTATTTTTCAGGATCATCGGTCATAGCAAATTATAGTGATATAGAGTCGGTGTCCAAATGTGGGAATGCTTGCTTATCGAATTGTGATTGTGTTGCTTCTGTTTACGGTCTTAATGAGGAACAGCCTTATTGTTGGGTCCTAAAaagtttggaatttggtggaTTCGAGGATCCTGGCTCAACTTTATTCGTCAAGGTAGAGGCAAACGGCTCAGCTGGAGTGAGTGGTGACAAAGAAAGTGGGGATTCATCAGATGAATCGCAGAGTACACACGATAAGGTTTTGATACTTCCTATAGTCCTAAGCATGACTGTTCTGATCGTGCTGCTCGGCTGTCTGTTGTATATCAATATCCATAGGAAAAGATCCTTAAAAAGAGCCCTTGATGGCTCTTTGATCTTATCAGGAGCTCCAATTAGTTTCACCTTTCGCGACTTGCAACACCGAACTAACAATTTTTCCCAGTTACTTGGAACAG GTGGATTTGGCAGTGTATACAAGGGAAGCCTAGGAGATGGAACATTGATAGCAGTAAAAAAGCTTGATAAAGTTTTGCCTCATGGGGAGAGGGAATTTATAACAGAGGTCAATACCATTGGCTCTATGCATCATATGAACTTGGTTCGTCTATGCGGATACTGTTCTGAAGGAACCCGGAG cagGCTACTAGTGTATGAGTTTATGAAAAATGGCTCATTGGACAAGTGGAtatttcattcatataataaCAGAGATAGACTACTAATTTGGCCTACACGTTTTCGTGTAGCCATTGGTACTGCACAAGGGATAGCCTATTTTCATGAGCAATGCAGGAACAGGATCATACACTGTGATATCAAGCCAGAGAACATACTTATAGATGAGGAATTTTGTCCTAAAGTTTCTGATTTTGGACTAGCTAAATTGATGGGGAGAGAGCACTCTCACGTTGTCACGATGGTCCGAGGAACCAGAGGTTATTTAGCCCCCGAGTGGGTCAGCAACCGGCCAATAACTGTAAAAGCTGATGTTTACAGCTATGGGATGCTGCTACTAGAAATCATTGGTGGCCGGAGAAattttgatatgacttgtgatgcTGAGGACTTCTTTTACCCTGGATGGGCTTACAAG GAAATGACAGAAGGAACACCAGAAAAGGTTGTGGATAGACGACTagaaggagcaattgaaaaaGAAGAGCTAATGAGAGCTTTGATGGTAGCTTTTTGGTGTATTCAGGACGAGGTTTCAACGAGGCCTACAATGGGGGAAGTGGTGAAGATGTTGGAAGGATCAGTTGACATTAATATGCCCCCAATGCCACAAACAGTTTTGGAGCTAATTGAAGAGGGCTTAGATCATGTATACAGGTCTATGAAAAGGGAGCTCAATCAATTCAGTTCCTTCACTGTTACTACTGATCCATCATCTAATGCTACTTGCAGTTACTCCACTATGTCACCTAGATAG
- the LOC132632001 gene encoding G-type lectin S-receptor-like serine/threonine-protein kinase At5g24080 isoform X2, with translation MVQMALNLLSSALALMLLLFLAELCCYIESASGVVLGSRLLAKENQAWFSDNKTFAFGFTPTANSHDQYQLSIWFAQLPGDRTLVWSPSINSPVTKDAILEFNNNGNLLLMDRGTTLWASNTSEAGVETAVMSENGNFILYSDNLSVVWQSFSHPSDTLLPGQPLTASLELISSKSPVLGGYYTLKMLQQHTSLNLGLTYNVPESLDMSPELYSNYSYWSGPDISNVTGDVVAVLDKAGSFGIVYGSSSDGAVYVYKNDGDYGGLFSSVNQSNWNRPSVLRRLILEANGNLRLYRWDNDVNGSRQWVAEWAALSNPCGIAGICGNGICSLDRSKTNASCTCLPGSSKVGNDVYSCSGNSLLTGKCGPHHENLTSQFKISTVQQTNYYFSGSSVIANYSDIESVSKCGNACLSNCDCVASVYGLNEEQPYCWVLKSLEFGGFEDPGSTLFVKVEANGSAGVSGDKESGDSSDESQSTHDKVLILPIVLSMTVLIVLLGCLLYINIHRKRSLKRALDGSLILSGAPISFTFRDLQHRTNNFSQLLGTGGFGSVYKGSLGDGTLIAVKKLDKVLPHGEREFITEVNTIGSMHHMNLVRLCGYCSEGTRRLLVYEFMKNGSLDKWIFHSYNNRDRLLIWPTRFRVAIGTAQGIAYFHEQCRNRIIHCDIKPENILIDEEFCPKVSDFGLAKLMGREHSHVVTMVRGTRGYLAPEWVSNRPITVKADVYSYGMLLLEIIGGRRNFDMTCDAEDFFYPGWAYKEMTEGTPEKVVDRRLEGAIEKEELMRALMVAFWCIQDEVSTRPTMGEVVKMLEGSVDINMPPMPQTVLELIEEGLDHVYRSMKRELNQFSSFTVTTDPSSNATCSYSTMSPR, from the exons ATGGTCCAAATGGCTCTAAATTTGCTCTCCTCTGCATTGGCCTTAATGCTCTTGCTGTTTCTAGCAGAGCTTTGTTGCTACATTGAGTCAGCTAGTGGAGTTGTTTTGGGTTCAAGATTGTTAGCTAAAGAGAACCAAGCATGGTTTTCTGATAATAAAACTTTTGCATTTGGCTTCACACCAACAGCAAATtctcatgatcaatatcaattgTCTATTTGGTTTGCACAACTTCCGGGGGACAGAACACTGGTTTGGTCCCCTAGCAT AAACTCTCCGGTCACCAAAGACGCGATCTTGGAATTCAACAACAATGGAAATCTCTTGTTGATGGACAGAGGCACCACTTTATGGGCATCAAACACCTCAGAAGCTGGCGTTGAGACAGCTGTCATGTCCGAAAATGGAAACTTCATTCTCTACTCCGACAACCTAAGTGTTGTGTGGCAGAGCTTTTCACATCCATCAGATACTCTATTACCTGGCCAACCTTTAACAGCGTCACTAGAACTAATATCATCAAAATCACCTGTCCTTGGAGGCTATTACACGTTAAAAATGTTGCAGCAGCATACTTCACTTAACCTTGGATTGACCTACAATGTGCCTGAGTCCTTAGATATGTCACCTGAATTATACAGCAATTATTCTTATTGGTCTGGACCTGATATATCGAACGTGACAGGAGATGTTGTTGCGGTTTTGGATAAAGCTGGAAGCTTTGGTATTGTTTATGGCTCGTCATCGGATGGAGCAGTTTATGTGTACAAAAATGATGGTGATTATGGAGGGTTATTCTCTTCTGTAAATCAATCTAATTGGAATAGACCATCTGTTTTAAGACGGTTAATTCTCGAGGCTAATGGAAATCTACGTTTGTATCGATGGGATAACGATGTGAACGGATCGAGGCAATGGGTTGCAGAGTGGGCAGCTCTATCAAATCCATGTGGCATTGCTGGAATTTGTGGCAATGGGATATGTAGTTTAGACAGAAGTAAAACGAACGCTTCTTGCACGTGTTTGCCAGGTAGTTCTAAAGTGGGAAATGATGTTTATTCGTGTTCTGGAAATTCTTTATTGACAGGAAAATGTGGACCTCATCATGAAAACTTAACTTCCCAGTTCAAGATTTCTACGGTTCAACAGACGAATTACTATTTTTCAGGATCATCGGTCATAGCAAATTATAGTGATATAGAGTCGGTGTCCAAATGTGGGAATGCTTGCTTATCGAATTGTGATTGTGTTGCTTCTGTTTACGGTCTTAATGAGGAACAGCCTTATTGTTGGGTCCTAAAaagtttggaatttggtggaTTCGAGGATCCTGGCTCAACTTTATTCGTCAAGGTAGAGGCAAACGGCTCAGCTGGAGTGAGTGGTGACAAAGAAAGTGGGGATTCATCAGATGAATCGCAGAGTACACACGATAAGGTTTTGATACTTCCTATAGTCCTAAGCATGACTGTTCTGATCGTGCTGCTCGGCTGTCTGTTGTATATCAATATCCATAGGAAAAGATCCTTAAAAAGAGCCCTTGATGGCTCTTTGATCTTATCAGGAGCTCCAATTAGTTTCACCTTTCGCGACTTGCAACACCGAACTAACAATTTTTCCCAGTTACTTGGAACAG GTGGATTTGGCAGTGTATACAAGGGAAGCCTAGGAGATGGAACATTGATAGCAGTAAAAAAGCTTGATAAAGTTTTGCCTCATGGGGAGAGGGAATTTATAACAGAGGTCAATACCATTGGCTCTATGCATCATATGAACTTGGTTCGTCTATGCGGATACTGTTCTGAAGGAACCCGGAG GCTACTAGTGTATGAGTTTATGAAAAATGGCTCATTGGACAAGTGGAtatttcattcatataataaCAGAGATAGACTACTAATTTGGCCTACACGTTTTCGTGTAGCCATTGGTACTGCACAAGGGATAGCCTATTTTCATGAGCAATGCAGGAACAGGATCATACACTGTGATATCAAGCCAGAGAACATACTTATAGATGAGGAATTTTGTCCTAAAGTTTCTGATTTTGGACTAGCTAAATTGATGGGGAGAGAGCACTCTCACGTTGTCACGATGGTCCGAGGAACCAGAGGTTATTTAGCCCCCGAGTGGGTCAGCAACCGGCCAATAACTGTAAAAGCTGATGTTTACAGCTATGGGATGCTGCTACTAGAAATCATTGGTGGCCGGAGAAattttgatatgacttgtgatgcTGAGGACTTCTTTTACCCTGGATGGGCTTACAAG GAAATGACAGAAGGAACACCAGAAAAGGTTGTGGATAGACGACTagaaggagcaattgaaaaaGAAGAGCTAATGAGAGCTTTGATGGTAGCTTTTTGGTGTATTCAGGACGAGGTTTCAACGAGGCCTACAATGGGGGAAGTGGTGAAGATGTTGGAAGGATCAGTTGACATTAATATGCCCCCAATGCCACAAACAGTTTTGGAGCTAATTGAAGAGGGCTTAGATCATGTATACAGGTCTATGAAAAGGGAGCTCAATCAATTCAGTTCCTTCACTGTTACTACTGATCCATCATCTAATGCTACTTGCAGTTACTCCACTATGTCACCTAGATAG